One part of the Lathamus discolor isolate bLatDis1 chromosome 23, bLatDis1.hap1, whole genome shotgun sequence genome encodes these proteins:
- the STAT6 gene encoding signal transducer and activator of transcription 6 isoform X6, whose product MYRRDPLRLVSILRAILDGEKAAVLKRDRHLPLSFHRRQEELKFNVGLQRLQHRVRRIQALRDGPTASLQDPQLKTEAKASESELPTLILEAVKELEAAKQQVLKRIQIWKRQQQLAGNGAQFEENLAPLQKRCENLVEVHFQLHQQVMGVSAELGAELVPRLQERLNEVLSSLVKSSFLVEKQPPQVLKTQTKFQASVRFLLGPRLLKASAKPYMVRAEMVTEKQARELALSAYSSTLSESTGEIMHNVVALETNPTSGTCCANFKNVLLKKIKRCERKGSESVTEEKCAVLFSTSVALTASNLSIHLQVLSLPIVVIVHGNQDNNAKATVLWDNAFSEIDRVPFVVAERVPWDKMCDTLNLKFMAEVQTTKGLLKEHYFFLAQKIFNDYSASLEDFQSRSVSWAQFNKEILPSRGFTFWQWFDGVLDLTKRCLKSYWSDRLIIGFISKQYVCKLLSTEPDGTFLLRFSDSEIGGVTIAYVIRGKDGSSQVENIQPFSAKDLSIRSLGDRIRDLGQLRNLYPNTPKDQAFGSHYNKEQTGKDGRGYVSTAIKMTVESERDQHPQSAAGTLPKAEASPLPMFNLPMLQPEGLQPVLSPMCPPAPFCPPPIPTGYPTGESSVNVMVTNNLRSSFPSTSPMLSPSLAMEPPLPRCEDLAFRNPLPFMPNQYMTGEASQMLSGGPSPEPQDEEMLELAPLTLMVDPPLQSTQRWLPSMDQQPCSDLDQFLQEMSVEGTPFPPPPQHSGYPNASCWGLGESRWEDSIRPGHV is encoded by the exons ATGTACCGGCGGGACCCGCTGCGCCTGGTGTCCATCCTGAGAGCGATCCTGGATGGGGAGAAAGCCGCTGTGCTCAAGAGG gaCCGTCACCTCCCGCTCAGCTTCCACCGGCGGCAGGAGGAGCTCAAGTTCAACGTGGGCCTGCAGCGGCTGCAGCATCGCGTGCGCCGGATCCAGGCGCTGCGGGATGGTCCCACAG CCTCTTTGCAGGACCCACAGCTAAAGACGGAAGCAAAAGCCTCAGAGAGC GAGCTGCCCACCCTGATCCTGGAGGCTGTGAAAGAGCTGGAGGCGGCCAAGCAGCAGGTACTGAAGAGGATCCAGATctggaagaggcagcagcagctggcagggaATGGGGCTCAATTTGAGGAGAACCTGGCCCCGCTGCAGAAGAG ATGCGAGAACCTGGTCGAGGTTCACTTCCAGCTGCATCAACAAGTGATGGGAGTGAGCGCGGAGCTGGGGGCTGAGCTGGTACCCAGGCTCCAGGAGCGGCTCAATGAGGTCTTATCCAGCCTGGTCAAGAG CTCCTTCCTGGTGGAGAAGCAGCCCCCGCAGGTCCTGAAGACCCAAACCAAGTTCCAAGCCAGTGTCCGGTTCCTGCTGGGCCCGCGGCTGCTGAAGGCATCGGCCAAGCCCTACATGGTGCGGGCTGAAATGGTGACGGAGAAGCAGGCTCGGGAGCTGGCGCTCAGCGCCTACAGCAGCACCCTCAG CGAGAGCACCGGGGAGATCATGCACAACGTGGTGGCCCTGGAGACCAACCCCACCAGCGGGACCTGCTGCGCCAACTTCAAGAACGTG ctgctgaaGAAGATCAAGCGCTGCGAGCGGAAGGGGTCCGAGTCGGTGACGGAGGAGAAGTGCGCGGTCCTGTTCAGCACCTCCGTGGCCCTGACCGCCAGCAACCTCTCCATCCACCTCCAG GTCCTGTCTCTGCCCATCGTGGTCATTGTCCATGGGAACCAGGACAACAACGCCAAAGCCACGGTCCTGTGGGATAACGCCTTCTCCGAGATC gACCGGGTGCCCTTCGTGGTGGCCGAGCGGGTGCCCTGGGACAAGATGTGCGACACGCTGAACCTGAAGTTCATGGCCGAGGTGCAGACCACCAAAGGGCTCCTCAAGGAGCACTACTTCTTCCTGGCGCAGAAGATCTTTAATGACTACAGTGCCAGCCTCGAGGACTTCCAGAGCCGCAGCGTGTCCTGGGCCCAGTTCAATAAG GAGATCCTGCCCAGTCGGGGATTCACCTTCTGGCAGTGGTTTGACGGAGTCCTGGACCTCACCAAGAGGTGCCTCAAGAGTTACTGGTCCGATAG GCTCATCATCGGCTTCATCAGCAAGCAGTACGTCTGCAAGCTCCTGAGCACGGAGCCCGATGGGACCTTCCTGCTGCGCTTCAGCGACTCCGAGATCGGGGGTGTCACCATTGCCTACGTTATCCGGGGCAAGGATG gctccagccaggtggagaaCATCCAACCCTTCTCTGCCAAGGACCTGTCCATCCGCTCCCTTGGCGACCGCATCCGGGACCTGGGGCAGCTCCGCAACCTCTACCCCAACACCCCCAAGGACCAGGCGTTCGGGAGCCACTACAACA AAGAGCAGACAGGCAAGGACGGCCGGGGTTATGTCTCCACCGCCATCAAGATGACAGTGGAAAGCGAAAG GGACCAGCATCCCCAGAGCGCTGCAGGGACCCTCCCCAAGGCCGAGGCCTCCCCGCTTCCGATGTTCAACCTGCCCATGCTGCAGCCCGAGGGCCTGCAGCCGGTCCTCAGCCCCATGTG CCCCCCCGCTCCCTTCTGCCCCCCACCCATCCCCACGGGTTACCCCACGGGTGAGAGCAGCGTCAACGTGATGGTCACCAACAACCTCAGGTCCTCCTTCCCCAG CACATCCCCGATgctttctccatccctggccatgGAGCCTCCACTGCCTCGCTGCGAGGACCTTGCCTTCAGGAACCCATT GCCCTTCATGCCCAACCAGTACATGACTGGGGAGGCCTCACAGATGCTGTCGGGGGGGCCCTCGCCGGAACCGCAGGATGAGGAGATGCTCGAGCTGGCCCCATTGACGCTGATGGTGGACCCACCGCTGCAGAGCACCCAGAGGTG GCTGCCCAGCATGGACCAGCAGCCCTGCTCCGACCTGGACCAGTTCCTGCAGGAGATGTCAGTGGAGGGGACCCCcttcccgccccccccccagcacagtGGGTACCCCAATGCCTCCTGCTGGGGCCTGGGGGAGTCCCGCTGGGAAGACAGCATCCGACCGGGGCACGTGtga
- the STAT6 gene encoding signal transducer and activator of transcription 6 isoform X4 produces MSLWSIVSHMPPEEFSGLFTEFPRSLRCVLADWLETQPWEFINGSDAFCTSVASGMLSAMLEKLRSAASSDGQQCQILQQVNGIENMYRRDPLRLVSILRAILDGEKAAVLKRDRHLPLSFHRRQEELKFNVGLQRLQHRVRRIQALRDGPTASLQDPQLKTEAKASESELPTLILEAVKELEAAKQQVLKRIQIWKRQQQLAGNGAQFEENLAPLQKRCENLVEVHFQLHQQVMGVSAELGAELVPRLQERLNEVLSSLVKSSFLVEKQPPQVLKTQTKFQASVRFLLGPRLLKASAKPYMVRAEMVTEKQARELALSAYSSTLSESTGEIMHNVVALETNPTSGTCCANFKNVLLKKIKRCERKGSESVTEEKCAVLFSTSVALTASNLSIHLQVLSLPIVVIVHGNQDNNAKATVLWDNAFSEIDRVPFVVAERVPWDKMCDTLNLKFMAEVQTTKGLLKEHYFFLAQKIFNDYSASLEDFQSRSVSWAQFNKEILPSRGFTFWQWFDGVLDLTKRCLKSYWSDRLIIGFISKQYVCKLLSTEPDGTFLLRFSDSEIGGVTIAYVIRGKDGSSQVENIQPFSAKDLSIRSLGDRIRDLGQLRNLYPNTPKDQAFGSHYNKEQTGKDGRGYVSTAIKMTVESERDQHPQSAAGTLPKAEASPLPMFNLPMLQPEGLQPVLSPMCPPAPFCPPPIPTGYPTGESSVNVMVTNNLRSSFPSTSPMLSPSLAMEPPLPRCEDLAFRNPLPFMPNQYMTGEASQMLSGGPSPEPQDEEMLELAPLTLMVDPPLQSTQRWLPSMDQQPCSDLDQFLQEMSVEGTPFPPPPQHSGYPNASCWGLGESRWEDSIRPGHV; encoded by the exons ATGTCTCTCTGGAGCATCGTCTCCCATATGCCACCGGAGGAATTCAGTGGGCTCTTCACGGAGTTTCCCCGGAGCCTGCGCTGTGTCCTGGCTGACTGGCTGGAGACCCAGCCCTG GGAGTTCATCAATGGCTCGGATGCCTTCTGCACCAGCGTGGCCAGCGGGATGCTCTCGGCCATGCTGGAGAAGCTCCgcagtgctgccagcagcgATGGGCAGCAGTGCCAGATCCTCCAGCAAGTCAATGGCATCGAG AACATGTACCGGCGGGACCCGCTGCGCCTGGTGTCCATCCTGAGAGCGATCCTGGATGGGGAGAAAGCCGCTGTGCTCAAGAGG gaCCGTCACCTCCCGCTCAGCTTCCACCGGCGGCAGGAGGAGCTCAAGTTCAACGTGGGCCTGCAGCGGCTGCAGCATCGCGTGCGCCGGATCCAGGCGCTGCGGGATGGTCCCACAG CCTCTTTGCAGGACCCACAGCTAAAGACGGAAGCAAAAGCCTCAGAGAGC GAGCTGCCCACCCTGATCCTGGAGGCTGTGAAAGAGCTGGAGGCGGCCAAGCAGCAGGTACTGAAGAGGATCCAGATctggaagaggcagcagcagctggcagggaATGGGGCTCAATTTGAGGAGAACCTGGCCCCGCTGCAGAAGAG ATGCGAGAACCTGGTCGAGGTTCACTTCCAGCTGCATCAACAAGTGATGGGAGTGAGCGCGGAGCTGGGGGCTGAGCTGGTACCCAGGCTCCAGGAGCGGCTCAATGAGGTCTTATCCAGCCTGGTCAAGAG CTCCTTCCTGGTGGAGAAGCAGCCCCCGCAGGTCCTGAAGACCCAAACCAAGTTCCAAGCCAGTGTCCGGTTCCTGCTGGGCCCGCGGCTGCTGAAGGCATCGGCCAAGCCCTACATGGTGCGGGCTGAAATGGTGACGGAGAAGCAGGCTCGGGAGCTGGCGCTCAGCGCCTACAGCAGCACCCTCAG CGAGAGCACCGGGGAGATCATGCACAACGTGGTGGCCCTGGAGACCAACCCCACCAGCGGGACCTGCTGCGCCAACTTCAAGAACGTG ctgctgaaGAAGATCAAGCGCTGCGAGCGGAAGGGGTCCGAGTCGGTGACGGAGGAGAAGTGCGCGGTCCTGTTCAGCACCTCCGTGGCCCTGACCGCCAGCAACCTCTCCATCCACCTCCAG GTCCTGTCTCTGCCCATCGTGGTCATTGTCCATGGGAACCAGGACAACAACGCCAAAGCCACGGTCCTGTGGGATAACGCCTTCTCCGAGATC gACCGGGTGCCCTTCGTGGTGGCCGAGCGGGTGCCCTGGGACAAGATGTGCGACACGCTGAACCTGAAGTTCATGGCCGAGGTGCAGACCACCAAAGGGCTCCTCAAGGAGCACTACTTCTTCCTGGCGCAGAAGATCTTTAATGACTACAGTGCCAGCCTCGAGGACTTCCAGAGCCGCAGCGTGTCCTGGGCCCAGTTCAATAAG GAGATCCTGCCCAGTCGGGGATTCACCTTCTGGCAGTGGTTTGACGGAGTCCTGGACCTCACCAAGAGGTGCCTCAAGAGTTACTGGTCCGATAG GCTCATCATCGGCTTCATCAGCAAGCAGTACGTCTGCAAGCTCCTGAGCACGGAGCCCGATGGGACCTTCCTGCTGCGCTTCAGCGACTCCGAGATCGGGGGTGTCACCATTGCCTACGTTATCCGGGGCAAGGATG gctccagccaggtggagaaCATCCAACCCTTCTCTGCCAAGGACCTGTCCATCCGCTCCCTTGGCGACCGCATCCGGGACCTGGGGCAGCTCCGCAACCTCTACCCCAACACCCCCAAGGACCAGGCGTTCGGGAGCCACTACAACA AAGAGCAGACAGGCAAGGACGGCCGGGGTTATGTCTCCACCGCCATCAAGATGACAGTGGAAAGCGAAAG GGACCAGCATCCCCAGAGCGCTGCAGGGACCCTCCCCAAGGCCGAGGCCTCCCCGCTTCCGATGTTCAACCTGCCCATGCTGCAGCCCGAGGGCCTGCAGCCGGTCCTCAGCCCCATGTG CCCCCCCGCTCCCTTCTGCCCCCCACCCATCCCCACGGGTTACCCCACGGGTGAGAGCAGCGTCAACGTGATGGTCACCAACAACCTCAGGTCCTCCTTCCCCAG CACATCCCCGATgctttctccatccctggccatgGAGCCTCCACTGCCTCGCTGCGAGGACCTTGCCTTCAGGAACCCATT GCCCTTCATGCCCAACCAGTACATGACTGGGGAGGCCTCACAGATGCTGTCGGGGGGGCCCTCGCCGGAACCGCAGGATGAGGAGATGCTCGAGCTGGCCCCATTGACGCTGATGGTGGACCCACCGCTGCAGAGCACCCAGAGGTG GCTGCCCAGCATGGACCAGCAGCCCTGCTCCGACCTGGACCAGTTCCTGCAGGAGATGTCAGTGGAGGGGACCCCcttcccgccccccccccagcacagtGGGTACCCCAATGCCTCCTGCTGGGGCCTGGGGGAGTCCCGCTGGGAAGACAGCATCCGACCGGGGCACGTGtga